The DNA sequence GTAGAACAGAGGTTGTGCGCCCTCACCGCAGCCAAGCTACTTTCCCGGTTCTCTCTCCCTAAGGGAGAGGGCTAAGGTGAGAACTTTTAGGAATTGAGCTAAGCAATTTTGTCAGTCAATTAGCCCACCGACAACTCCCGATAAAAACCCATGCAAAAACGCTCACTGACTTATTACCTGCTGCTAGCGTTCTTCTGCCTATTCGTGCTGTTTCTCTACGGCCCGATGATCACCATTTTTATGTTGTCCATGCAGGGGCCGGATGGCGGATTAACCTTTCCCATGCGAGGCTTGAGCTTTTATTGGCTGGGGCAGGTGTTTCAAGAGCAGCGAGTAGGCAATTTTATTGAGCCCTTTGTGCGATCGCTCATTCTAGGCGCAGCTGTCATGGCGATTACTATCACTGCTTCAGTATTGGCCAGCATGGGGTTTCGCCAGCGGTTTAAGGGCTCTACGGTAATTTTCTACATGACCATTGCCAGTCTGATTGTGCCGAGCATTCTGGTTTCTCTGGGCATTGGGGTTGTGTTTCAGGTAATAGGTTGGCCCACCAACTGGTTTACCTCCGGCCTGGGCGCTCACCTAACCTGGACTTTGCCCATTGCCTTTTTGATCATGTTGGGCATCTTCAACCGCTTTAACCCCTCCTACGAAGAGGCTGCCCGTGATCTGGGAGCTACCGACTCTAAAACCTTCTGGGAGATTGTGATGCCCTTAATTGCCCCC is a window from the Leptolyngbya subtilissima AS-A7 genome containing:
- a CDS encoding ABC transporter permease gives rise to the protein MQKRSLTYYLLLAFFCLFVLFLYGPMITIFMLSMQGPDGGLTFPMRGLSFYWLGQVFQEQRVGNFIEPFVRSLILGAAVMAITITASVLASMGFRQRFKGSTVIFYMTIASLIVPSILVSLGIGVVFQVIGWPTNWFTSGLGAHLTWTLPIAFLIMLGIFNRFNPSYEEAARDLGATDSKTFWEIVMPLIAPSLLGVGLLTFTLSYDEFTRTSLVSGQSNTLPLEIFGMTTNVTSPALYALGTLTTIFSASLILIAFFAYNAVVRRQRGKA